The following are encoded in a window of Manihot esculenta cultivar AM560-2 chromosome 8, M.esculenta_v8, whole genome shotgun sequence genomic DNA:
- the LOC110620967 gene encoding pentatricopeptide repeat-containing protein At2g35030, mitochondrial, with product MQSLLRVSIALSSKTNHQFIQCKFRPLSYSLNHSTTATSKISLPDRDYSANSNLARSNWLITRLCKEGKINEARQLFDKMREKDVVTWTTMITGYIKCGLLVEARRLFDRVDAMKNVVTWTAMVSGYTLRNRIFEAKRLFEAMPVKNVVSWNTMIDGYAQNGEVDKALEVFERMPERNVVSWNTLITALAQSGRVEEARRLFDEMPKRDVISWTAMVAGLAKNGRVDEAREVFEKMPERNVVSWNTMITGYAKNKRLDEAFELFKKMPKRDLPSWNTMITGFIQNGELRKARAAFNEMPEKNVVSWTTMITGYVQERESEEALKIFMEMIREGQVKPNEGTFVNVLSACSDLAGLGEGHQVHQMISKTAYQDMAFIVSALINMYSKCGELSSARKIFDDGVTSQKDLVSWNCMIAAYAHHGCGKEAIELFNKMRCLGFKPDDVSYVGLLSACSHAGLVEDGLSYFDELIKDGSLQVREDHYTCLVDLCGRAGRLKEAFHLIKQLGIKSSSSIWGALLAGCNVYGDLKIGKLAAVELLKEEPQNAGTYLLLSNIYASCGKWREAARVRLKMKDKGLKKQPGCSWIEVGNRVHVFLARDKSHYQSNLIYSLLHDLNTKMKKTWYVSDNNFIVDGDFLIM from the coding sequence ATGCAATCACTGCTTCGAGTATCAATAGCATTGTCGAGCAAAACCAACCACCAGTTCATACAATGCAAATTCAGGCCTCTCTCTTACTCGCTAAACCACTCAACAACAGCAACTTCCAAAATTTCATTGCCCGATAGAGATTATAGCGCCAATTCCAATCTCGCACGATCCAATTGGCTTATTACGAGGCTCTGCAAAGAAGGGAAAATCAATGAAGCACGCCAATTGTTTGATAAAATGCGTGAAAAAGATGTGGTTACATGGACAACTATGATCACTGGGTATATTAAATGCGGGCTGCTTGTTGAAGCAAGGAGGTTGTTTGACAGAGTTGATGCGATGAAAAATGTGGTCACATGGACTGCTATGGTTAGTGGGTATACGTTACGGAATCGGATTTTTGAAGCCAAGAGGTTGTTTGAGGCAATGCCCGTGAAGAATGTTGTTTCGTGGAATACCATGATTGATGGGTATGCTCAAAATGGGGAAGTGGATAAGGCTCTTGAGGTATTTGAGAGGATGCCTGAGAGGAATGTGGTTTCGTGGAACACACTGATCACAGCTTTGGCACAATCTGGGAGGGTGGAAGAGGCGAGAAGATTGTTTGATGAAATGCCTAAAAGAGATGTTATTTCGTGGACGGCAATGGTCGCAGGATTGGCCAAGAATGGGAGGGTTGATGAGGCTAGGGAGGTTTTTGAGAAGATGCCAGAGAGAAATGTGGTGTCATGGAATACAATGATTACTGGGTATGCGAAGAATAAGAGGTTGGATGAGGCTTTTGAGTTGTTTAAGAAAATGCCCAAAAGGGATCTGCCCTCGTGGAATACCATGATCACAGGCTTTATTCAGAATGGGGAGCTAAGGAAGGCAAGGGCTGCGTTCAATGAGATGCCTGAAAAGAATGTTGTGTCATGGACTACAATGATTACTGGGTATGTCCAAGAGCGGGAAAGTGAAGAAGCATTGAAGATCTTTATGGAAATGATAAGGGAGGGTCAAGTCAAGCCTAACGAGGGAACTTTCGTGAACGTTTTGAGTGCTTGCAGTGACTTGGCTGGTCTTGGTGAGGGACATCAAGTTCATCAAATGATAAGTAAAACTGCCTATCAGGATATGGCATTCATTGTATCTGCACTCATAAATATGTATTCAAAATGTGGGGAATTGAGTTCAGCAAGGAAGATTTTTGATGATGGAGTGACTAGCCAGAAGGATTTAGTTTCTTGGAATTGTATGATTGCAGCCTATGCACATCACGGGTGTGGAAAGGAAGCAATTGAACTGTTTAACAAAATGCGATGTCTAGGGTTTAAACCTGATGATGTGAGCTATGTTGGGTTGCTTTCTGCATGTAGCCATGCTGGTTTGGTAGAGGATGGATTATCGTACTTTGATGAGCTTATTAAAGACGGGTCCCTACAAGTAAGAGAAGATCATTACACATGTTTGGTTGATCTTTGTGGTCGGGCAGGGAGGCTCAAGGAAGCCTTTCACTTAATTAAGCAACTTGGAATCAAGTCATCATCATCCATTTGGGGGGCCCTTCTTGCTGGATGTAATGTCTATGGAGATCTGAAGATAGGGAAGCTAGCTGCAGTAGAACTGTTAAAGGAAGAGCCACAGAATGCAGGCACTTATCTATTGTTGTCTAACATATATGCTTCGTGTGGGAAATGGAGAGAAGCTGCAAGAGTGAGATTGAAAATGAAGGACAAAGGATTGAAAAAGCAGCCTGGTTGCAGTTGGATTGAAGTTGGGAATagagttcatgtgtttttagCTCGTGACAAGTCTCATTATCAGTCAAATCTTATTTATTCATTACTCCATGATCTTAATACGAAAATGAAGAAGACATGGTATGTATCAGACAACAATTTCATAGTGGATGGGGATTTTCTTATAATGTAg